One genomic window of Nocardioides daphniae includes the following:
- a CDS encoding protein kinase domain-containing protein, translating into MILKVARNDAAGERLAVEAEVLEQLDHPRVVRLIGGPIRIDGRTALLLSDAGKETLATRIATEGRATIEQLEGYGRDLLEAVAHLDEQGLFHRDIKPANLAISPDPAPASRG; encoded by the coding sequence ATCATCCTCAAGGTGGCGCGCAACGACGCCGCCGGGGAACGGCTCGCGGTCGAGGCCGAGGTGCTGGAGCAGCTCGACCACCCGCGGGTGGTGCGGCTCATCGGTGGCCCGATCCGGATCGACGGGCGCACGGCGCTGCTCCTCTCCGACGCCGGCAAGGAGACGTTGGCAACCCGGATCGCCACAGAGGGCCGGGCGACCATCGAGCAGCTCGAAGGCTACGGCCGTGACCTGCTCGAGGCTGTGGCCCACCTCGACGAGCAGGGGCTCTTCCACCGCGACATCAAGCCCGCCAACCTGGCGATCTCGCCCGACCCGGCACCCGCAAGCCGCGGCTGA